From Bacillus sp. FSL K6-3431, the proteins below share one genomic window:
- a CDS encoding AraC family transcriptional regulator, producing MLNINPNDYILKSAFATIHCEPNWQWKKRDTPMPNYDLFYVWNGVGTVVLNGKPYNVEKGHCFLFKPGDVTTATHTPQDPLVLTYIHFDLPEHPKLVPSAHRIVENTINFESLLTQYVRLFLVKAFGAEMEAKLILKQLMIHLLRKEHEKEEQMGDTSNSLLETIREIANYIQQHPGDPHTIGSLAARANLSQRYFSEKFKQIIGQTVKSYIVYSRIKRAEHLLHFTGLTVTEAAYALGYNDLHFFSRQFKKYTGKNPSEIR from the coding sequence ATGCTTAATATAAACCCAAACGATTATATTTTGAAATCAGCATTTGCAACCATTCATTGCGAACCGAATTGGCAATGGAAAAAACGAGATACACCAATGCCCAATTATGATCTATTTTATGTTTGGAACGGAGTTGGGACAGTAGTACTAAACGGAAAGCCATACAATGTGGAAAAAGGGCATTGTTTTCTTTTTAAACCAGGTGATGTAACAACAGCTACACATACTCCTCAAGACCCCCTTGTATTAACATATATTCATTTTGACCTACCCGAGCACCCTAAATTAGTCCCTTCAGCTCATCGGATCGTGGAAAATACGATTAACTTTGAATCGTTACTAACTCAATATGTACGTTTGTTTTTAGTGAAAGCATTTGGTGCTGAAATGGAGGCAAAACTAATATTAAAGCAGTTAATGATCCACTTATTAAGAAAGGAACACGAAAAGGAAGAGCAAATGGGCGATACAAGCAATAGCTTGTTAGAAACGATTCGTGAAATAGCTAATTATATTCAGCAGCATCCCGGGGACCCGCATACGATCGGAAGTTTAGCTGCAAGAGCAAACCTATCGCAGCGGTATTTTTCCGAGAAGTTTAAACAAATCATTGGCCAGACAGTAAAGTCCTATATCGTTTATTCACGTATTAAGCGAGCGGAGCATTTATTGCATTTTACTGGATTGACGGTGACAGAAGCAGCCTATGCGCTTGGTTATAATGACCTTCACTTTTTCAGTAGACAGTTTAAAAAATACACAGGTAAAAATCCTTCCGAAATTCGTTAA
- a CDS encoding ABC transporter permease — translation MLRKIGIFFLLKGVRMATLLFAICLISFLLIKNSPIDPIQAYIGADMLKVGPEQREKIAEYWGVNQPVTVQFLNWGSALLKGDLGTSMIFRRPVADIIGERFLHSLTLMMTAWTLSGIIGFAMGVISAMKKDTWLDRLIKWYCYTLASTPTFWMGLLVLIVFAVWLRWFPIGMGVPAGVLMEDVTMLDRIKHLILPAITLSMVGVANVALHTRQKLIDVLASDYVLFARARGERGFLLFWRHGLRNVALPAITLQFAAFSELFGGAVLAEQVFSYPGLGQATVEAGIRGDVPLLLGLVIFSTLFVFIGNLLADLIYLVLDPRMREGRSI, via the coding sequence ATGCTAAGGAAGATTGGAATCTTTTTTCTTTTGAAAGGTGTAAGAATGGCCACATTATTATTTGCCATTTGTTTAATTTCCTTTCTATTAATCAAAAATTCTCCGATTGATCCAATACAAGCTTATATCGGTGCTGATATGTTGAAGGTTGGACCTGAGCAGCGAGAGAAGATAGCTGAATATTGGGGAGTCAATCAACCAGTTACAGTACAATTTTTGAATTGGGGATCTGCTTTGCTTAAAGGTGATTTAGGAACGTCAATGATTTTTCGCCGCCCTGTAGCTGATATTATCGGTGAACGTTTCCTACATTCGCTTACACTCATGATGACGGCTTGGACATTATCCGGAATAATTGGCTTTGCCATGGGTGTGATATCGGCAATGAAGAAAGATACTTGGCTCGATCGTTTGATAAAATGGTATTGTTATACGCTAGCTTCCACACCTACTTTTTGGATGGGCCTTCTTGTTCTGATCGTCTTTGCTGTATGGCTAAGATGGTTTCCAATCGGGATGGGGGTTCCAGCTGGGGTTCTTATGGAGGATGTTACGATGTTAGATCGAATCAAGCATCTCATTCTTCCTGCCATCACACTTAGTATGGTTGGCGTTGCTAATGTGGCATTGCATACCCGTCAGAAACTGATCGATGTGTTAGCCAGTGATTATGTTTTATTCGCAAGGGCAAGAGGAGAACGAGGATTTCTCTTGTTTTGGAGACATGGATTACGTAATGTTGCTTTGCCAGCGATCACTTTACAATTTGCAGCTTTTAGTGAATTGTTCGGTGGGGCCGTACTTGCAGAGCAAGTTTTTTCCTATCCAGGTCTTGGTCAGGCGACGGTAGAAGCCGGTATAAGGGGAGATGTCCCGCTTTTACTAGGATTGGTTATTTTTAGTACATTATTTGTTTTTATCGGAAATTTACTAGCTGATTTAATTTATCTCGTATTAGATCCTAGGATGAGAGAGGGGCGATCGATATGA
- a CDS encoding ABC transporter substrate-binding protein, which translates to MRKKLLGIIVLAIFVFSFILVGCSQSKPNQSNDKTKVGEEKKQDELVLAFGSEPETGFDPTTGWGRYGSPLFQSTLLKRNDKLQIVNDLAVSYEVNKEDRKIWTVKLRDDVKFSDGEPLTAEDVVFTFETATKNGSVVDLNVMEKVEALDKTTVKFTLKQPQSTFVNTLAATGIVPKHAYGADYAESPVGSGPFQLVQWNKGQQLIVKVNPEYYDKKPYFNKITFLFLSEDASFAAAQAGDVDIAYIPAAFSNQKVPGMRLEAVKTVDNRGIVFPFVKSGDLTSDGLPIGNDVTADPAIRKAINIAVDRQTLVDGVLEGHGTPAYTSVDGLPWWNPDTVIEDADLDGARKLLEEAGWEDSDGDGILEKGSLKAEFTLYYLASDAIRQSLAISVADMMKPLGINVKVEGGSWDIIGKNMYSSAVLMGWGSHDPHEMYNIYGSENAGIDYYNTGYYENNTVDEYFEKALGAASETEAIEFWKKAQWDGTTGLSAKGDASWAWLVNIDHLYLLKDGLDIGEQRIHVHGHGWPATDNIVDWKWSK; encoded by the coding sequence CTAACCAATCGAATGATAAAACTAAAGTGGGTGAAGAGAAAAAACAGGATGAGCTTGTGCTGGCATTTGGTTCTGAGCCTGAAACAGGATTTGATCCAACGACAGGATGGGGGCGTTATGGATCACCGTTATTTCAAAGCACCCTTTTAAAAAGGAATGATAAGCTGCAGATTGTGAATGATCTTGCTGTAAGCTATGAAGTAAATAAAGAAGATCGCAAAATTTGGACTGTGAAGTTACGTGATGATGTGAAATTTTCTGATGGTGAACCATTGACTGCGGAAGATGTTGTATTTACTTTTGAAACAGCCACTAAAAATGGATCGGTTGTAGATCTAAATGTGATGGAGAAAGTAGAAGCATTGGATAAAACAACAGTAAAATTCACATTAAAACAACCGCAATCGACATTTGTTAATACGTTGGCAGCAACAGGTATTGTCCCGAAACATGCATATGGTGCGGACTATGCGGAAAGTCCTGTAGGTTCAGGGCCTTTTCAGCTTGTACAATGGAACAAAGGACAACAGCTAATTGTAAAGGTCAATCCTGAATACTATGACAAAAAGCCATATTTTAATAAGATAACATTTTTATTTTTAAGTGAAGATGCCTCATTTGCTGCGGCTCAAGCAGGAGATGTTGATATCGCCTATATTCCAGCTGCATTTAGTAATCAGAAGGTGCCTGGCATGAGATTAGAGGCAGTTAAAACAGTAGATAATCGTGGAATCGTCTTTCCATTTGTAAAATCTGGAGACCTAACTAGTGATGGTTTACCAATTGGGAATGATGTTACAGCTGATCCCGCTATTCGGAAGGCGATTAATATCGCAGTTGATCGTCAAACACTCGTCGATGGAGTGCTAGAGGGACATGGAACACCTGCTTATACTTCAGTGGATGGGCTTCCTTGGTGGAATCCCGATACAGTCATTGAAGATGCTGATCTGGACGGCGCAAGGAAATTATTGGAAGAAGCTGGTTGGGAAGATTCAGATGGTGACGGTATTTTGGAGAAAGGTTCATTGAAAGCCGAGTTCACTCTTTATTACCTGGCGAGCGATGCGATTAGACAATCACTTGCTATATCTGTTGCAGATATGATGAAACCACTAGGGATTAATGTAAAAGTAGAGGGTGGAAGCTGGGATATCATCGGGAAAAATATGTACTCAAGTGCTGTTCTAATGGGCTGGGGAAGTCATGATCCTCATGAAATGTATAATATTTATGGTAGTGAAAATGCCGGGATAGACTACTATAACACTGGGTATTATGAAAATAACACAGTCGATGAATATTTTGAAAAAGCGCTTGGTGCTGCGAGTGAAACAGAAGCAATCGAGTTTTGGAAAAAAGCACAATGGGACGGAACAACTGGTTTAAGTGCAAAAGGTGATGCGTCATGGGCATGGTTAGTAAACATTGACCACTTATACCTGTTGAAGGATGGGCTTGATATCGGAGAACAAAGAATTCACGTTCATGGCCATGGCTGGCCTGCAACAGATAATATTGTTGACTGGAAATGGAGTAAGTAA
- the gltB gene encoding glutamate synthase large subunit, with amino-acid sequence MHQIWTAKKQGMYDPQFEHDACGIAMMANIKNVKSHKIVTQALTALERLDHRGGRGADINLGDGAGILTQIPHELFEEEWKNAGGIHPEAGKYGVGMFFLPQHSSVRERCEDIIESVIATEDLQLFNWRTVPTDDAMLNEQAKETQPVIRQVFVLSPYEKQGDIKFERKLYQVRRKIEKALEKAKFGELEQYYLVSFSARTIIYKGLLLPEQLKKFYCDLNNLAFESAMAMVHNRFSTNTFPSWSRAQPNRFSMHNGEINTINGNVNWMLARETAFDTDLMPNVEELRPVINLDGSDSAMFDNVLEFLVLSGWSLPHAMMMMIPEPWQNNDLSEEYKRAFYQYHSALMEPWDGPAAMAFTDGIHIGASLDRNGLRPARYMVTEDDFVCLSSEVGVVDIPEEKIISKGRLKPGQMLFIDLQQGRILYDEEIKHSIMSQNPYKDWVGQSITPLEEFELKTDLFHIENKETIEQLQRMQMTFGYTNEEWEKVLKPMAINGEEPIGSMGYDAPLAVLSNNTQLLFNYFKQKFAQVTNPPIDAIREEMVTSVEVMLGTEGNLLQPEPQDYKKIRLKSPILLELEMERLRHMNTNNWKTSTIPMIFPVMKQEGGGIENTLQSLLVLVNKEIDRGSNILILSDRKVDQDHAAIPSLLAVSAVHHHLIRTGYRNKVSLIVESGEPREVHHFATLLGFGANAIYPYLVYSSFAALLVREGETISVTDASENYVKSVTKGMLKIMSKMGISTMQSYIGAQIFEAIGISKDVVNQYFPRTPSQISGLTLDDIAKEAEMRHEKAFSAKDVGLETGSDFQWRHDGESHLYRPQTIHTLQLACRTGKYELYKKYSTMLNEDTNNLNTLRGLLDISSKREPIPIEEVESVEAIFKRFKTGAMSYGSISKEAHEALAIAMNRIGGRSNSGEGGEDVDRYFPLENGDSKFSRIKQVASGRFGVSSHYLVNSDEIQIKMAQGAKPGEGGQLAGHKVTPEVAKTRGATAGIELISPPPHHDIYSIEDLAQLIYDLKNANHQARINVKLVSESGVGTIAAGVVKAKADVILISGYDGGTGAASRSSIKHAGMPWELGLAEAHQTLILNGLRNQVTLETDGKMMSGRDVVIAALLGAEEFGFSTLPLVTLGCVMMRVCHLDTCPVGIATQNPELRKKMMGKPEHIVHLMHFIAQEVREYMAELGFRSVDEMVGQTDLLKRSKNGNWKTKRLDLSPLLYKPQERLLEKQEQDHELDKTLDSRELLPMYCSAWKSNEHINAVYPIQNTDRSVGTQLGSEISRHFGAEGLEEDRIKLRFKGSAGQSFGAFIPNGMTMTLEGEANDYVGKGLSGGKIIIHPSVKSTFLAEQNIIIGNASFYGATAGGAFIRGVAGERFCVRNSGANVVVEGIGDHGCEYMTGGRVVILGEVGKNFAAGMSGGIAYALNTSGRFHQQCNHEMVLIEILQDQEEMTFVKMLITRHLRYTKSQVAAKILNNWDYYVSHFVRVIPKEYKRVLGITNQLNDLQYS; translated from the coding sequence ATGCATCAGATATGGACTGCAAAAAAACAAGGCATGTACGATCCTCAGTTTGAACATGATGCTTGTGGTATTGCAATGATGGCAAATATAAAAAATGTAAAATCACATAAAATCGTGACTCAAGCATTAACCGCTCTTGAGAGACTCGATCATCGAGGCGGCCGTGGTGCAGATATTAATTTAGGTGACGGAGCTGGGATTTTGACACAGATTCCTCATGAATTATTTGAAGAAGAGTGGAAAAATGCGGGGGGAATTCACCCGGAAGCAGGGAAGTATGGCGTTGGAATGTTTTTTCTTCCTCAACATTCGAGTGTAAGGGAGCGTTGTGAGGATATCATCGAATCAGTCATTGCTACTGAAGATTTACAGCTTTTCAATTGGAGAACAGTTCCGACGGATGATGCGATGTTGAATGAGCAGGCAAAAGAAACGCAGCCAGTTATTCGTCAAGTCTTTGTTTTGTCACCATATGAGAAACAAGGAGATATAAAATTTGAAAGGAAGCTTTACCAAGTGCGGAGAAAGATTGAAAAAGCCCTCGAGAAAGCGAAGTTCGGTGAGCTAGAACAATATTATCTCGTTAGTTTTTCGGCAAGAACAATTATTTATAAAGGTCTATTACTCCCAGAACAACTTAAAAAGTTTTACTGTGATTTAAACAATCTAGCATTTGAATCAGCGATGGCTATGGTGCATAACCGGTTTAGTACAAATACATTTCCAAGTTGGAGTCGGGCACAGCCAAATCGTTTTTCCATGCACAACGGTGAGATCAATACGATTAATGGCAATGTTAATTGGATGTTGGCGAGAGAAACAGCTTTTGATACAGATCTGATGCCCAATGTTGAAGAACTTCGACCGGTGATTAACCTTGATGGTAGTGATTCAGCAATGTTCGATAATGTATTGGAGTTTTTAGTGCTATCAGGATGGTCCCTTCCACATGCAATGATGATGATGATTCCAGAACCTTGGCAGAACAATGATTTATCGGAAGAATACAAAAGAGCGTTCTATCAATATCATAGCGCCCTAATGGAACCATGGGATGGTCCGGCTGCAATGGCCTTTACAGATGGCATTCATATCGGTGCAAGCCTTGATAGAAATGGACTAAGGCCAGCTCGCTACATGGTTACGGAAGATGATTTCGTTTGTTTGTCCTCTGAAGTGGGAGTAGTGGATATTCCAGAAGAGAAAATTATTAGTAAAGGTCGGTTAAAACCGGGACAAATGCTATTCATTGATCTTCAACAAGGTCGCATACTTTATGATGAAGAAATCAAACACAGTATTATGTCTCAAAACCCTTATAAGGATTGGGTAGGGCAAAGTATTACGCCTTTAGAAGAATTTGAGCTGAAAACTGATTTGTTTCATATTGAAAATAAAGAGACCATAGAGCAATTACAAAGAATGCAGATGACTTTTGGTTATACGAATGAAGAATGGGAAAAAGTCCTGAAACCAATGGCAATAAATGGTGAGGAGCCGATTGGATCAATGGGCTATGATGCACCACTTGCCGTTTTATCGAATAACACACAACTATTGTTTAATTATTTCAAACAGAAATTTGCACAAGTTACAAATCCTCCCATTGATGCCATTCGTGAAGAGATGGTAACTTCTGTTGAAGTAATGCTCGGGACCGAGGGGAATTTACTTCAGCCAGAGCCACAGGATTATAAAAAAATCCGACTAAAATCACCGATATTATTGGAACTAGAAATGGAAAGACTACGCCATATGAATACAAATAATTGGAAAACGTCAACGATTCCAATGATATTTCCGGTCATGAAGCAGGAAGGTGGTGGGATAGAAAATACCCTTCAGTCATTACTCGTATTAGTAAATAAAGAGATTGATAGAGGAAGTAATATACTCATCCTTAGTGATCGAAAAGTGGATCAAGATCACGCAGCTATCCCTTCATTGCTTGCTGTGTCTGCAGTTCATCATCATTTAATACGAACTGGTTACCGCAATAAAGTTAGTTTAATTGTTGAATCTGGAGAGCCTAGAGAAGTCCATCATTTTGCTACTCTGCTTGGGTTTGGAGCCAATGCGATTTATCCATACCTTGTCTATTCATCTTTTGCCGCTCTACTTGTTAGAGAGGGAGAAACAATATCAGTAACTGATGCATCGGAAAACTATGTGAAGTCCGTAACAAAAGGAATGTTGAAAATCATGTCTAAGATGGGGATTTCAACGATGCAAAGCTATATAGGTGCTCAAATATTTGAAGCAATTGGCATCAGCAAAGATGTGGTCAATCAGTATTTTCCTCGAACACCTTCACAAATTAGTGGATTGACATTAGACGACATTGCTAAAGAAGCAGAAATGAGGCATGAAAAGGCTTTTTCTGCAAAAGATGTAGGCCTAGAAACTGGATCAGACTTTCAATGGCGGCATGATGGTGAATCACATTTGTATCGGCCCCAAACGATTCATACATTACAGCTTGCCTGTCGGACTGGTAAATATGAGTTATATAAAAAATATAGCACCATGCTTAATGAGGATACGAACAATCTGAATACATTACGTGGATTACTGGATATTTCATCTAAACGAGAACCAATACCTATTGAGGAAGTTGAATCAGTTGAAGCGATTTTCAAACGATTCAAAACAGGTGCGATGTCATACGGATCGATTAGCAAAGAAGCTCATGAAGCTTTAGCAATCGCCATGAACCGGATTGGTGGTCGGAGCAATAGTGGTGAAGGTGGAGAAGATGTTGATCGATATTTCCCATTGGAAAATGGGGATTCAAAGTTTAGTAGAATCAAGCAAGTAGCATCAGGAAGATTTGGCGTATCGAGTCACTACCTTGTTAACAGTGATGAAATTCAAATTAAGATGGCCCAAGGTGCAAAGCCGGGAGAAGGTGGACAGCTGGCAGGACATAAGGTAACACCTGAAGTTGCAAAAACGAGGGGGGCCACTGCAGGTATAGAACTTATTTCTCCACCACCACATCACGATATATATTCGATCGAGGATTTGGCACAGCTTATTTATGATTTGAAAAATGCAAATCATCAGGCACGCATTAATGTCAAACTCGTTTCAGAGTCAGGTGTGGGGACGATTGCTGCAGGTGTAGTAAAAGCAAAAGCGGATGTTATCTTAATTAGTGGTTATGACGGCGGAACTGGAGCTGCATCACGATCCAGTATTAAACATGCAGGAATGCCTTGGGAGTTAGGACTGGCAGAAGCACATCAAACATTAATATTAAATGGTTTGCGAAACCAAGTAACACTGGAAACAGACGGAAAAATGATGAGTGGTCGAGATGTTGTGATTGCAGCGCTACTTGGAGCGGAGGAATTTGGATTTTCCACATTGCCGCTTGTAACACTTGGTTGCGTCATGATGAGAGTTTGCCATTTGGACACCTGCCCAGTAGGAATTGCGACGCAAAATCCTGAACTTCGAAAAAAAATGATGGGTAAACCCGAACATATCGTCCATTTAATGCATTTTATTGCACAAGAAGTACGCGAATACATGGCGGAACTAGGCTTTAGAAGTGTGGATGAAATGGTTGGTCAAACAGATCTATTGAAAAGATCGAAAAATGGTAATTGGAAAACGAAAAGGCTGGATTTATCACCACTTTTATATAAACCGCAAGAAAGACTGTTAGAAAAACAAGAGCAGGATCACGAATTAGATAAAACATTAGATAGTCGAGAACTATTGCCGATGTACTGTAGTGCTTGGAAAAGTAACGAACACATAAACGCTGTTTATCCAATCCAGAATACGGATCGTTCTGTCGGAACACAACTAGGGAGTGAGATTTCAAGACATTTCGGTGCTGAGGGGCTGGAAGAAGACAGGATAAAGCTTCGTTTCAAAGGTTCCGCAGGTCAAAGCTTTGGTGCATTTATTCCAAATGGAATGACAATGACGCTTGAAGGAGAAGCAAATGATTATGTTGGAAAAGGACTTTCAGGAGGGAAAATCATTATCCATCCATCCGTAAAATCAACCTTTTTAGCTGAGCAGAACATAATTATCGGAAATGCTTCTTTTTACGGAGCTACTGCCGGTGGCGCATTTATTCGAGGCGTGGCAGGTGAAAGATTTTGTGTGAGAAATAGTGGAGCAAATGTCGTCGTTGAAGGGATCGGTGATCATGGGTGTGAGTATATGACTGGAGGCAGAGTTGTCATTTTGGGGGAAGTTGGTAAAAACTTTGCCGCGGGGATGTCTGGCGGAATTGCTTATGCCCTCAATACGAGCGGAAGATTTCATCAGCAATGCAACCATGAGATGGTTTTGATCGAAATCTTGCAAGACCAAGAAGAAATGACATTCGTGAAAATGCTCATTACTCGTCATTTGCGATATACAAAGAGCCAAGTAGCTGCGAAAATTCTGAATAATTGGGACTATTATGTTTCCCATTTTGTTCGAGTGATTCCGAAAGAATATAAACGTGTGCTAGGAATAACGAATCAATTGAATGATCTTCAATACAGTTAA
- a CDS encoding ABC transporter permease, protein MNVTLQDKNKRFFQNRRKRTLFTILIASIFLVSVVLGGVLLDEGRIATNLNDRNSPPSLDHLFGTDWLGRDMFTRTVMGLSLSMGVGLIGAIGSAAIALILGMAASMGKVADRMISWLIDLFLSVPHLVTLILIAFTLGGGFKGIVIGLTLTHWPSLARVIRAEVMQIRSAEFVQVSKQMGKSRWWIALHHIFPHIIPQILIGFMLLFPHVILHEAAVTFLGLGLSPHEPAIGIILSESMKYLSSGMWWLAFFPGLCLLIIVRTFDQIGENLRMLIDPTKAHE, encoded by the coding sequence ATGAATGTTACCCTCCAAGATAAAAATAAGCGGTTTTTCCAAAATCGAAGAAAGCGGACATTGTTTACGATTCTCATCGCAAGTATTTTTTTAGTGAGTGTTGTATTAGGTGGCGTTTTACTTGATGAAGGCAGAATCGCAACGAATCTTAATGACCGAAATTCACCTCCATCCCTAGACCATCTCTTTGGTACCGATTGGTTAGGTAGAGATATGTTTACACGAACAGTAATGGGGCTTTCTTTAAGTATGGGTGTTGGATTGATTGGAGCAATTGGGAGTGCGGCAATTGCCCTCATCCTCGGCATGGCAGCATCGATGGGAAAAGTGGCAGATCGCATGATTTCGTGGCTTATTGACCTTTTTCTAAGCGTCCCGCATCTTGTCACTTTAATATTGATTGCCTTCACGTTAGGAGGAGGCTTTAAAGGGATTGTGATCGGGCTTACGCTCACCCATTGGCCAAGTCTAGCCCGTGTTATTAGGGCGGAGGTGATGCAAATACGTTCAGCAGAATTTGTGCAAGTGTCAAAACAAATGGGCAAGTCTCGTTGGTGGATTGCATTACATCATATTTTCCCACATATCATTCCGCAAATTTTAATTGGGTTTATGTTACTGTTCCCCCATGTTATTTTACATGAAGCAGCGGTTACATTTTTAGGTTTGGGGCTGTCGCCTCATGAGCCAGCTATCGGAATCATCCTTTCAGAATCGATGAAGTATTTATCTTCAGGTATGTGGTGGCTTGCCTTTTTCCCAGGGCTTTGCTTGCTCATTATCGTGCGGACATTTGATCAGATTGGAGAAAATCTTCGCATGCTCATAGACCCTACTAAAGCACACGAGTAA
- a CDS encoding ABC transporter ATP-binding protein: protein MPILEVENLSVSFKQYTSGLKQKDHKVISSLNITLEEGKILAVVGASGSGKSLLAHAILGILPNNATVSGKINYAGKELTSDRKMELRGKEIALVPQSVNYLDPLMRVGKQVRTSVQTGNAIALQRKAFARYHLKPDVENMYPFQLSGGMARRTLLSTAIVSGAKVIIADEPTPGLDPRVMKEALNNFRELADDGCAVMLITHDIESALTIADEIAVFYAGTTVEIAPVQNFSGKGEALRHPYSKALWRALPQNEFIPIPGSQPQSSELPTGCLFAPRCKWATAECLKKQPDMRELREGMVRCIHAT, encoded by the coding sequence ATGCCTATCCTTGAAGTGGAAAATTTATCAGTATCATTTAAACAATATACAAGTGGTTTAAAACAGAAAGATCATAAAGTAATATCAAGCCTGAATATCACACTTGAAGAAGGTAAGATTCTTGCTGTTGTAGGCGCGAGCGGGTCGGGAAAAAGTTTGCTTGCACATGCGATTCTAGGGATACTTCCGAACAATGCAACTGTAAGCGGAAAAATTAATTATGCGGGTAAGGAACTTACTTCTGATCGAAAAATGGAATTAAGAGGGAAAGAGATTGCGCTCGTTCCGCAATCAGTCAATTATTTAGATCCGCTTATGCGCGTCGGCAAACAAGTTCGTACGTCTGTTCAAACAGGAAATGCAATTGCGTTGCAAAGAAAGGCTTTTGCACGTTATCACCTCAAACCAGATGTGGAGAATATGTATCCATTTCAACTATCAGGTGGTATGGCAAGGAGAACCCTATTATCGACCGCTATTGTAAGTGGAGCAAAAGTAATCATTGCAGATGAGCCAACTCCTGGACTTGATCCTAGAGTCATGAAAGAAGCATTAAATAACTTTAGGGAATTAGCAGACGACGGTTGTGCAGTAATGCTGATTACTCATGATATCGAGTCTGCCCTGACCATTGCGGATGAAATTGCTGTTTTTTATGCAGGAACGACTGTGGAAATTGCACCGGTGCAGAACTTTTCGGGAAAAGGCGAAGCTTTAAGACACCCGTATAGTAAGGCTTTGTGGAGAGCATTACCTCAAAATGAATTTATCCCAATACCAGGTTCGCAACCTCAATCCAGTGAGTTACCAACAGGTTGTCTCTTCGCACCACGCTGTAAATGGGCCACAGCTGAATGTCTGAAAAAACAACCGGATATGAGAGAACTTAGGGAGGGAATGGTGAGGTGTATTCATGCAACTTGA
- a CDS encoding ABC transporter ATP-binding protein, with the protein MQLEAKNIGFRYGNGPWLFREVNVIVEPGEILGITGPSGRGKTSFCRILAGFEKPLEGRVTFNGAPIAKNGYHPVQLVFQHPEKAINPRWKMHKSLNEGWKPDQELLTSLGIEEEWLTRWPNELSGGELQRFCVARALGPETRFLIADEMTTMLDAITQAQIWHAVLDIAKKREMGIIVVSHEAKLIERLCHRVIEF; encoded by the coding sequence ATGCAACTTGAAGCAAAAAACATCGGATTTCGTTATGGGAATGGCCCATGGTTGTTTCGCGAGGTGAATGTAATTGTGGAGCCAGGCGAAATCCTTGGTATAACGGGACCGAGTGGACGAGGGAAGACGAGTTTCTGTCGGATACTAGCAGGTTTCGAGAAACCATTAGAAGGTAGGGTGACTTTTAATGGGGCTCCAATAGCAAAGAACGGATACCACCCCGTTCAATTAGTTTTTCAGCATCCAGAAAAAGCAATCAATCCTCGCTGGAAAATGCATAAGAGTCTTAATGAAGGGTGGAAACCTGATCAAGAGCTGTTAACGTCATTAGGAATCGAGGAGGAATGGCTGACACGCTGGCCAAACGAACTATCTGGTGGAGAGTTGCAACGATTTTGTGTAGCTCGAGCATTGGGACCAGAAACTAGATTTCTCATTGCTGATGAGATGACTACCATGCTTGATGCAATCACACAAGCACAAATCTGGCATGCTGTTCTCGACATCGCAAAAAAAAGGGAGATGGGAATCATCGTTGTTAGCCACGAAGCTAAGCTTATCGAAAGACTTTGTCATCGAGTGATTGAGTTTTAA